The genomic segment GATCCTCTGGAGTTCCCTACTGTCTGAGCTCCTTGACCCTATCCCAAAGATAAGCACTCCCAGCTCCTTCAGGGATGAGGCCGGTGTGTCAACATTATCAAATGACCTTCCACCACTCAGCAGAATCAGTAACTGGGGCACACCTTCTACACGTCTGCTTCCAGCAGAGGCAGTGAATACGTTGTCCCTCACGTACTGCAGAGCAGCCCCTGTGTTGATGGGTCTCCCTCCTTTGTGCCTCAGACCCCTGATAGTTTTAAGATTGTCCTCCTTTTTTGAGTATGTGTTAAGATAGAAATGGGCCTCTGGATCTCTGCTGTATTGAATCACTGATACACGGTCCCTGTTCTCAGACACATTCAGTCTCTCCACCATCCTTTCAACAAAGTCACGCATTGCAGTAAAAGATCTCCTAGTGCCATCTGAACCATCCATCAGGAACACTACATCCCACCTAGCCCTCATTTGCTCAGCTATGGATATGGAAATGGAGCATAAAGTCATGTGAAATCTCAGCATCTGATATACTCTGAAGGAATAGGCATGTTAAAGTCTGCAATTGGGACGTTTCTAGGATTTTGCTAACAAAAATTGTGCActaaatgaaggaaaaaaacatacatcaatAAGAAAGATGAGACAGCATACTGTAAAACTCTACCATACACATACCAGTGACTGTTGGTGAAGTTGGAGTGATGGGAATTGGAACAGCCTGGACAGAGGCCAGCAGCTGCTCTTGGATATTTGGAAGCTCCCTGAAGTCGGACACGGTCAGAGCATAACTGGTGTCGTATGAAATTCTTTGCAATTCTCTGCTATCAGAGCCCCTCGATCCTAATCCAAAGGTCAAAACGCCAAGCTCTTTCAGAGAGGAGGCTACTGCATCAACACTGTCAGATGACCTTCCCCCGCTAAGCAAAACCAGTATCTGCGGCACACCCACCAGCCGCCTGCTGCCAGAGGaggcagtaaagacattgtcTCTGACGTACTGGAGAGCTGCCCCCGTGTTGAGGGGTCTGCCTCCTTTGTGTCTCAGGCCTCTGACACGGTCAAGAACGTCTTCCTTTGTTGTGTAGCTGTTCAGATAGAAATGGACCTCAGCGTCTCTACTGTACTGTACCACAGAAACACGGTCTCTGTTGGCCTCTATGTTGAATTGCTCCACTACTCTTTGCACAAAGTCACGCATAGCTGGGAAAGAATTCCTAGTACCATCTGAACCGTCCAGAAGAAACACCATGTCCTTTATGGGCATGGTGTAAACAGCTAGGAGGGGGGAAAACAGTATCATTAATGCCAAGTAATGTCAATAACGTTCATTAACCTTCAGAATGTCATATCAGTTCACCACCTCATTAACAGTCAAAGCTCTGGCTAACATTCCCACTGCTCACAAaacaaaggcaaaaaaaaaagaaagaaaagataaAAGGAGGGACATTGAGTAGAAAGACGAGACACAGCGTACTATTCAGTTCTGCCATGCACGTACCGGTTACAGGTGGTGAAGTTGGAGTGATGGGAATTGGAACAGCCTGGACAGAGGCCAGCAGCTGCTCTTGGACTTTTGGAAGCTCACTGAAGTCTGACACTGTCAGAGCATAATTGGGGTCGTAAGaaattttctgcaattctctgCTATCAGAGCCCCTCGATCCTATTCCAAAGGTCAAAACCCCAAGCTCTTTCAGAGAGGAGGCTGCTGCATCAACACTGTCAGATGACCTTCCCCCGCTAAGCAAAACCAGTATCTGCGGCACACCCTCCAGCCGCCTGCTGCCGGAGGAGGCGATAAAGACATTGTCTCTGACGTACTGGAGACCTGCCCCCGTGTAGAGGGGTCTGCCTCCTTTGTGCCTCAGACCTTTGACACCGTCGAGAATGTCTTCCTTTGTCGTGTACGTGTTAAGATAGAAATGCACCTCTGCGTCTCTGCTGTACTGGACCACAGAAACGCGATCTCTGTTCTCAGTTATGTCCAATCTCTCCACCATTCTTTGCACAAACTCTTTCATTGCTGGGAACCCATTCCTAGTGCCATCCGATCCATCCAGCAGGAAGACAACATCTCTTCTCTGCCTACCGCCCTCAGCTAAGAAATAACAGTCATGGGTCAGATGGGGGACATtgtaaggaaaaataaaaagcatattGCATTACACAGTAGTAGATGCTTTTCCATTAATCGTGCTTTCTGTGTTTTTCGATATCATCTCACCTCGCGCAAAGTTTTACAACTCAGGAAGAAATACTTTTCCTTCTGCAACTCATTAGAACTACAGGCAAAGCACACCTCACTACAAACATAAAAGCTGAGAGGaagcatgtttgtttgtttttttcttacctATCGTCGTGGTAGTGGTAGACGTGCCCTCTACAAATACTGTGTCAATGTTGCTGAAAAGCTGCTGTTGGACACTGGGAAGGTCAGCAAAGTCACTTACTGAGAGTGCATAACTAGGCTCATGGGAGATCCTCTGGAGCTCCCTGCTGTCTGAGCTCCTTGACCCTATCCCAAAGATAAGCACTCCCAGCTCCTTCAGGGCCGAGGCCGGTGTGTCAACATTATCAAATGACCTTCCACCACTCAGCAGAATCAGTAACTGGGGCACACCTTCTACACGTCTGCTTCCAGCGGAGGCAGTGAACACGTTGTCCCTCACGTACTGCAGAGCAACCCCTGTGTTGAGGGGTCTCCCTCCTTTGTGCCTCAGACCCCTGACCGTGTCAAGAATGTCCTCCTTTCTTGAGTATGTGTTAAGATAGAAATGGGCCTCTGGATCTCTGCTGTACTGGACCACGGACACACGGTCTCTGTTCTCAGACACATTCAGTCTCTCCACCATCCTTTCAACAAAGTCGCGCATTGCAGGGAAAGAGCTCCTAGTGCCATCTGAACCATCCAGCAGGAACACTACATCCCTCTTTCGCGCAACTACAGGTAATGAAATGGAACAAACAGTCACGTGAACAATCTGCATCTGATATTGTCTGTAGGTGTATGCGTGCTCTAGCTGGCAACTGCAAATGGGAAACGACTCTCCCgtcctttaatttattttacaaccAATCCAACGGCCAAATGTTAGTCCCGTCTGCCATAATAACAGCTCGTTTTAGTCAGAGTAAAACTGCCTAAAATTTACTGAATATGAAACCGTGAAATAAGGTCTAAATTTAAAGGTTATGTTggtcaaaagaaaaagaaaaaaactttgcCTAAAGCAAACCAACGAGTGAATGAACAAACACTTTAAAATTTAACAGTGCCTAGAGTTCAAGCCCTTGGCTTTTTAGCCTAATTTCCCACGGCTCTGCTCACATGCAATGCTAACTTAAACTGTTCAGGGTCTACTGCAAGCTTTGCAAAGAACGGCTCAGTGTGCTGTTTCCTAGAGGCGTGCGGGAATCTGTCTTACCCGGCACAGTAGTTGTCATCGGCTTGGCTTGACCAAGCACGTTGTTGAGGGAGCTGACAAACAGCTGTTGGACACTGGGAAGGTCAGAGAATTCATTGATGGACTGTGCATAGGTAGGATCATTGGCAATTCTCTGCACCTCTCTGCTGGAATTTCTGGTGCCGATGCCGAAAACCAAGATCCCGCCCTGTTTCAAGGCGGAGGCAGGTGTATCTATGTTATCGCTTGACCGTCCTCCACTGAGGAGGATGAGAATCTGAGGGACACCCGCTTGCTTTCTACTCCCCGCAGAGGCGGTGAAGACATTGTCCCTCACGTACTGGAGAGCTGCCCCAGTGTTGAGGGGTCGCCCTCCTCTATGCCTCAGACCTCTGACAGAGTTCAAGATCTTCCTTTGTCGTGTAGCTGTTCAGATAGAAATGGACCTCTGCGTCTCTGCTGTACTGGACCACGGACACACGGTCTCTGTTGGCCTCTATGTTGAATTGCTCCACTACTCTTTGCACAAAGTCACGCATAGCTGGGAAAGAATTCTAGTGCCATCTGAACCATCCAGCAGGAACACTACATCCCTCTTTCGCGCAACTACAGGTAATGAAATGGAACAAACAGTCACGTGAACAATCTGCATCTGATATTGTCTGTAGGTGTATGCGTGCTCTAGCTGGCAACTGCAAATGGGAAACGACTCTCCgtcctttaatttattttacaaccAATCCAACGGCCAAATGTTAGTCCGTCTGCCATAATAACAGCTCGTTTTAGTCCGAGTAAAACTGCCTAAAATTTACTGAATATGAAACCGTGAAATAAGGTCTAAATTTAAAGGTTATGTTggtcaaaagaaaagaaaaactttgcCTAAAGCAAACCAACGAGTGAATGAACAAACACTTTAAAATTTAACAGTGCCTAGAGTTCAAGCCCTTGGCTTTTTAGCCTAATTTCCCACGGCTCTGCTCACATGCAATGCTAACTTAAACTGTTCAGGGTCTACTGCAGGCTTTGCAAAGAACGGCTCAGTGTGCTGTTTCCTAGAGGCGCGGGAATCTGTCTTACCCGGCACAGTAGTTGTCATCGGCTTGGCTTGACCAAGCACGTTGTTGAGGAGCTGACAAACAGCTGTTGGACACTGGGAAGGTCAGCAAAGTCACTTACTGAGAGTGCATAACTAGGCTCATGGGAGATCCTCTGGAGCTCCCTGCTGTCTGAGCTCCTTGACCCTATCCCAAAGATAAGCACTCCCAGCTCCTTCAGGGCCGAGGCCGGTGTGTCAACATTATCAAATGATCTTCCACCACTCAGCAGAATCAGTAACTGGGGCACACCTTCTACACGTCTGCTTCCAGCAGAGGCAGTGAATACGTTGTCCCTCACGTACTGCAGAGCAGCCCCTGTGTTGAGGGGTCGCCTCCTCTATGCCTCAGACCTCTGACAGAGTTCAAGATCTCCCTTTGTCGTGTAGGTATTCAGATAGAAATTGACCTCTGCCTCTACTGTACTGCACCACGGAAACACGGTCTCTGTTGGCCTCTATGTTGAATTGCTCCACTACTCTTTGCACAAAGTCACGCATAGCTGGGAAAGAATTCTAGTGCCATCTGAACCGTCCAGCAGGAACACTACATCCCTCTTTCGCGCAACTACAGGTAATGAAATGGAACAAACAGTCACGTGAACAATCTGCATCTGATATTGTCTGTAGGTGTATGCGTGCTCTAGCTGGCAACTGCAAATGGGAAACGACTCTCCCgtcctttaatttattttacaaccAATCCAACGGCCAAATGTTAGTCCCGTCTGCCATAATAACAGCTCGTTTTAGTCAGAGTAAAACTGCCTAAAATTTAATGAATATGAAACCGTGAAATAAGGTCTAAATTTAAAGGTTATGTTggtcaaaagaaaaagaaaaaaactttgcCTAAAGCAAACCAACGAGTGAATGAACAAACACTTTAAAATTTAACAGTGCCTAGAGTTCAAGCCCTTGGCTTTTTAGCCTAATTTCCCACGGCTCTGCTCACATGCAATGCTAACTTAAACTGTTCAGGGTCTACTGCAAGCTTTGCAAAGAACGGCTCAGTGTGCTGTTTCCTAGAGGCGCGGGAATCTGTCTTACCCGGCACAGTAGTTGTCATCGGCTTGGCTTGACCAAGCACGTTGTTGAGGGAGCTGACAAACAGCTGTTGGACACTGGGAAGGTCAGAGAATTCATTGATGGACTGTGCATAGGTAGGATCATTGGCAATTCTCTGCACCTCTCTGCTGGAATTTCTGGTGCCGATGCCGAAAACCAAGATCCCGCCCTGTTTCAAGGCGGAGGCAGGTGTATCTATGTTATCGCTTGACCGTCCTCCACTGAGGAGGATGAGAATCTGAGGACACCCGCTTGCTTTCTACTCCCGCAGAGGCGGTGAAGACATTGTCCCTCACGCACTGGAGAGCTGCCCCGTGTTAAGGGGTCTGCCTCCTTTGTGTCTCAGGCCTCTGACACGGTCAAGGACGTCTTCCTTTGTCGTGTAGGTATTCAGATAGAAATTGACCTCTGCCTCTACTGTACTGTACCACAGAAACACGGTCTCTGTTGGCCTCTATGTTGAATTGCTCCACTACTCTTTGCACAAAGTCACACATAGCTGGGAAAGAATTCCTAGTGCCATCTGAACCGTCCAGAAGAAACACCACGTCCTTTCTGGGTGTGGTGTAAACAGCTAGGAGGGGGGAAAAACAGCATCATTAACGCCAAGTAATGTCAATAACGTTCATTAAGCTTCAGAATGTCATATCAGTTCACCACCTCATTAACAGTCTAAGCTCTGGCTAACATTCCCACTGCTCACAAAACAAAGgcaaaaaaacaagaaagaaaagaaaaaaggaggGACGTTAAGTAGAAAGACGAGACACAGCGTACTATTCAGTTCTTCCATGCACGTACCGGTTACAGGTGGTGAAGTTGGAGTGATGGGAATCGGAACAGCCTGGACAGAGGCCAGCAGCTGCTCTTGGACTTTTGGAAGCTCACTGAAGTCTGACACTGTCAGAGCATAATTGGGGTCGTAAGaaattttctgcaattctctgCTATCAGAGCCCCTCGATCCTATTCCAAAGGTCAAAACTCCAAGCTCTTTCAGAGAGGAGGCTGCTGCATCAACACTGTCAGATGACCTTCCCCCGCTAAGCAAAACCAGTATCTGCGGCACACCCTCCAGCCGCCTGCTGCCGGAGGaggcagtaaagacattgtcTCTGACGTACTGGAGAGCTGCCCCCGTGTTAAGGGGTCTGCCTCCTTTGTGTCTCAGGCCTCTGACACGGTCAAGGACGTCTTCCTTTGTCGTGTAGCTGTTCAGATAGAAATGGACCTCAGCGTCTCTACTGTACTGTACCACAGAAACACGGTCTCTGTTGGCCTCTATGTTGAATTGCTCCACTACTCTTTGCACAAAGTCAAGCATAGCTGGGAAAGAATTCCTAGTACCATCTGAACCGTCCAGAAGAAACACCACGTCCTTTCTGGGTGTGGTGTAAACAGCTAGGAGGGGGGAAAAACAGCATCATTAACGCCAAGTAATGTCAATAACGTTCATTAACCTTCAGAATGTCATATCAGTTCACCACCTCATTAACAGTCTAAGCTCTGGCTAACATTCCCACTGCTCACAAaacaaaggcaaaaaaaaagaaagaaaagataaAAGGAGGGACATTAAGTAGAAAGACGAGACACAGCGTACTATTCAGTTCTGCCATGCACGTACCGGTTACAGGTGGTGAAGTTGGAGTGATGGGAATTGGAACAGCCTGGACAGAGGCCAGCAGCTGCTCTTGGACTTTTGGAAGCTCACTGAAGTCTGACACTGTCAGAGCATAATTGGGGTCGTAAGaaattttctgcaattctctgCTATCAGAGCCCCTCGATCCTATTCCAAAGGTCAAAACTCCAAGCTCTTTCAGAGAGGAGGCTGCTGCATCAACACTGTCAGATGACCTTCCCCCGCTAAGCAAAACCAGTATCTGCGGCACACCCTCCAGCCGCCTGCTGCCGGAGGAGGCGGTAAAGACATTGTCTCTGACGTACTGGAGAGCTGCCCCCGTGTTAAGGGGTCTGCCTCCTTTGTGTCTCAGGCCTCTGACACGGTCAAGGACGTCTTCCTTTGTCGTGTACGTGTTAAGATAGAAATGGACCTCTGCGTCTCTGCTGTACTGGACCACAGAAACGCGATCTCTGTTCTCAGTTATGTCCAATCTCTCCACCATTCTTTGCACAAACTCTTTCATTGCTGGGAACCCATTCCTAGTGCCATCCGATCCATCCAGCAGGAAGACAACATCTCTCCTCTGCCTACCGCCCTCAGCTAAGAAATAACAGTCATGGGTCAGATGGGGGACATtgtaaggaaaaataaaaagcatattGCATTACACAGTAGTAGATGCTTTTCCATTAATCGTGCTTTCTGTGTTTTTCGATATCATCTCACCTCGCGCAAAGTTTTACAACTCAGGAAGAAATACTTTTCCTTCTGCAACTCATTAGAACTACAGGCAAAGCACACCTCACTACAAACATAAAAGCTGAGAGGaagcatgtttgtttgtttttttcttacctATCGTCGTGGTAGTGGTAGACGTGCCCTCTACAAATACTGTGTCAATGTTGCTGAAAAGCTGCTGTTGGACACTGGGAAGGTCAGCAAAGTCACTTACTGAGAGTGCATAACTAGGCTCATGGGAGATCCTCTGAGCTCCCTGCTGTCTGAGCTCCTTGACCCTATCCCAAAGATAAGCACTCCCAGCTCCTTCAGGGCCGAGGCCGGTGTGTCAACATTATCAAATGATCTTCCACCACTCAGCAGAATCAGTAACTGGGGCACACCTTCTACACGCCTGCTTCCAGCAGAGGCAGTGAATACGTTGTCCCTCACGTACTGCAGAGCAGCCCCTGTGTTGAGGGGTCTCCTCCTTTGTGCCTCAGACCCTGACCGTGTCAAGAATGTCCTCCTTTCTTGAGTATGTGTTAAGATAGAAATGGGCCTCTGGATCTCTACTGTACTGTACCACAGAAACACGGTCTCTGTTCTCAGTTATGTCCAATCTCTCCACCATTCTTTGCACAAACTCTTTCATTGCTGGGAACCCATTCCTAGTGCCATCTGAACCATCCAGCAGGAACACTACGTCCTTTCTGGGAATGGCGTCATCAGCTAGGAAAAGAAAACAGCGTCATTAACACCAGGACATTTCAAAACATCTTTAGAACGTCACGTTAGTTCACTGCCTCTTTGACTACCTAAGGTGTGAGTAATCAACAAGGCAAAGCCTGTCAGCTAGCTCTCGTGAAGTTCTGCCATGCACATACCGGTCAGAGTTGGGGAAGTTGGAGTGATGGGAATCGAACAGCCTGGACAGAGGCCAGCAGCTGCTCTTGGACATTTGGGAGCTCACTGAAGTCTGACACTGTCAGAGCATAATTGGGGTCGTAAGaaattttctgcaattctctgCTATCAGAGCCCCTCGATCCTATTCCCCAGATCAAGACGCCAAGCTCTTTCAGAGAGGAGGCTGCTGCATCAACACTGTCAGATGACCTTCCCCGCTAAGCAAAACCAGTATCTGCGGCACACCCTCCAGCCGCCTGCTGCCGGAGGAGGCGGTAAAGACATTGTCTCTGACGTACTGGAGAGCTGCCCCGTGTTAAGGGGTCTGCCTCCTTTGTGTCTCAGGCCTCTGACACGGTCAAGGACGCCTTCCTTTGTCGTGTACGTGTTAAGATAGAAATGGACCTCAGCGTCTCTACTGTACTGCACCACGGAAACACGGTCTCTGTTTGCATCTATGTTGAATTGCTCCACTACTCTTTGCACAAAGTCACGCATCGCTGGGAAAGTATTTCTAGTGCCATCTGAACCATCCAGCAGGAACACTACATCCCTCTTTCGCGCAACTACAGGTAATGAAATGGAACAAACAGTCACGTGAACAATCTGCATCTGATATTGTCTGTAGGTGTATGCGTGCTCTAGCTGGCAACTGCAAATGGGAAACGACTCTCCCgtcctttaatttattttacaaccAATCCAACGGCCAAATGTTAGTCCGTCTGCCATAATAACAGCTCGTTTTAGTCAGAGTAAAACTGCCTAAAATTTAATGAATATGAAACCGTGAAATAAGGTCTAAATTTAAAGGTTATGTTGgtcaaaagaaaaggaaaaaaacttTGCCTAAAGCAAACCAACGAGTGAATGAACAAACACTTTAAAATTTAACAGTGCCTAGAGTTCAAGCCCTTGGCTTTTTAGCCTAATTTCCCACGGCTCTGCTCACATGCAATGCTAACTTAAACTGTTCAGGGTCTACTGCAGGCTTTGCAAAGAACGGCTCAGTGTGCTGTTTCCTAGAGGCGCGGGAATCTGTCTTACCCGGCACAGTAGTTGTCATCGGCTTGGCTTGACCAAGCACGTTGTTGAGGAGCTGACAAACAGCTGTTGGACACTGGGAAGGTCAGAGAATTCATTGATGGACTGTGCATAGGTAGGATCATTGGCAATTCTCTGCACCTCTCTGCTGGAATTTCTGGTGCCGATGCGAAAACCAAGATCCCGCCCTGTTTCAAGGCGGAGGCAGGTGTATCTATGTTATCGCTTGACCGTCCTCCACTGAGGAGGATGAGAATCTGAGGACACCCGCTTGCTTTCTACTCCCGCAGAGGCGGTGAAGACATTGTCCCTCACGTACTGGAGAGCTGCCCCGTGTTAAGGGGTCTGCCTCCTTTGTGTCTCAGGCCTCTGACACGGTCAAGGACGTCTTCCTTTGTCGTGTACGTGTTAAGATAGAAATGGACCTCAGCGTCTCTACTGTACTGCACCACGGAAACACGGTCTCTGTTGGCCTCTATGTTGAATTGCTCCACTAATCTTTGCACAAAGTCACGCATCGCTGGGAAAGTATTTCTAGTGCCATCTGAACCATCCAGCAGGAACACTACATCCCTCTTTCGCGCAACTACAGGTAATGAAATGGAACAAACAGTCACGTGAACAATCTGCATCTGATATTGTCTGTAGGTGTATGCGTGCTCTAGCTGGCAACTGCAAATGGGAAACGACTCTCCCgtcctttaatttattttacaaccAATCCAACGGCCAAATGTTAGTCCGTCTGCCATAATAACAGCTCGTTTTAGTCCGAGTAAAACTGCCTAAAATTTAATGAATATGAA from the Onychostoma macrolepis isolate SWU-2019 chromosome 09, ASM1243209v1, whole genome shotgun sequence genome contains:
- the LOC131546570 gene encoding collagen alpha-3(VI) chain-like, producing MLFIFPYNVPHLTHDCYFLAEGGRQRRDVVFLLDGSDGTRNGFPAMKEFVQRMVERLDITENRDRVSVVQYSRDAEVHFYLNTYTTKEDVLDRVRGLRHKGGRPLNTGAALQYVRDNVFTASSGSRRLEGVPQILVLLSGGRSSDSVDAAASSLKELGVLTFGIGSRGSDSRELQKISYDPNYALTVSDFSELPKVQEQLLASVQAVPIPITPTSPPVTAVYTTPRKDVVFLLDGSDGTRNSFPAMLDFVQRVVEQFNIEANRDRVSVVQYSRDAEVHFYLNSYTTKEDVLDRVRGLRHKGGRPLNTGAALQYVRDNVFTASSGSRRLEGVPQILVLLSGGRSSDSVDAAASSLKELGVLTFGIGSRGSDSRELQKISYDPNYALTVSDFSELPKVQEQLLASVQAVPIPITPTSPPVTGTCMEELNSTLCLVFLLNVPPFFFSFLFFCLCFVSSGNVSQSLDC